CGGCTCATAACCGGACTGGATGCATTTTGTTTCAATCTTGTAATTACTCATAAGCTTATCCCCTTTTTATGTTTTACTCGTCCCAGTTATGATAAACATCCTGAACATCATCATCATCATCAAGCATATCCAGAGTCTTCTGAATATTTGCGATGTCTTTCTCATCTGTCAGTTCGACATATGTCTGAGGAATCATTGTAACCTCTGCACCTGCCATTGGAATTCCAGCTTCTTCAAGAGCCTGACGTACAGCACTGAAATCTTCCGGTGTTGTAAAGATCTCAAAGCTGTCTTCTTCCTCTGAGAAGTCCTCTGCTCCGGCATCAAGCGCGGTCATCATGAGTTCATCAGAATCCCCGTCGAACTCTTCCTTATCTACAATGATCTGACCTTTTTTATCAAACATAAAGGATACACATCCAGGTGTTCCTACATTTCCCTTACCTTTTGTAAATGCATTCTTTACATTCGTAGCTGTACGGTTTCTGTTATCTGTCAGAGCCTCTACGATGATAGCAGTTCCGTTCGGACCATATCCTTCATATGTAATGTGCTCGTAGTTTGCTGCATTGGCATCCCCTTCGGCTTTTTTGATATTTCTGTCGATGGTATCATTCGGCATATTGTTAGCTTTTGCTTTTGCAATAACATCACGCAGACGGCTGTTGTTAGCCGGATCAGCGCTTCCACCTTCTTTTACGGCAACTGCAAGTTCTTTTCCGATTTTCGTAAAGATCTTACCCTTTGCTGCATCATTTTTCTCTTTCTTATGTTTAATATTGGCAAATTTTGAATGTCCTGACATTTCTATTCCTCTTTTCTATCTGTTTTCACACGTTCTTTATTCTATCACGCCATCGGAAGTTTTTCAATCTTTACTCTTTGAATTGTGTTATCATTCACTTCCAGAACGGTAAATCGGTAGTTCTTATATACTACAATGCACTCTTCGCCTTCATTCGGGATACGTTCCAGCTTGTCGATCATAAAGCCATTGAGTGTTCCATACTCTTCCGTGTCAAATGTAACATGCAAAAGGTCTCCCAGTTTTTCCAGCTCCAGCATACCGCTCGCGATATAGGAACTGGCAGAAAGTACAATGATCAATTCTTCTTCCACGTCATGCTCGTCCATAATATTTCCGACAATTTCTTCCAGTATATCTTCCAGTGTCACAAGACCGGAAGTCTGCCCATATTCATCCATAACAATTACGATATGGTTTTTCTTTGCCTGCATCTCCTTAAAAAGGCGATCAATATTCTTAGACTCCGGTATAAAATCTACAGGTCTTATGTAAGAATGTAATTCTTTGACCGGAACATTTCTGTAATTGTTTTTCAAATAGCATGTCATGGCCTCACGCAAATGCATAAAACCGATGATCTCATCAATACTTCCTCTGTAAATCGGAAATCTTGAATAATTCGTCTCCAGCATAAAATGCAGTGCATCTTCCAGAGATTCCTCCTCATCTATCGCCACAATATTCTTCCTGTGAGTCATGATATCCCGGGCGTTCTTATCCATGTATCGGAACACATTACGGATCAGCTTATCCGCGGTTCCCTGTCTGGCCTCGTCCATAATTCTACTTTCTTTCACTCCTTTGATTATGTATGAAGCTCAAAACTGACTTTGATTGCTTCATCTACTTTGTACATCATTTCTTTATCCAGGTGACAAACCATGTCCTTTAAGCGCTGTTTGTCTATGGTTCGGATCTGTTCTAATAATACCACAGAATTCTTTACAATCTGATATTTTCTTGCATCTATCTCTACATGAGTTGGCAGCTTCGCCTTATTCATACGGGAAGTAATCGCCGCACATATGACAGTCGGGCTGTGACGGTTTCCTACGTCATTCTGAATGATCAGCACCGGACGAATCCCTCCCTGTTCTGAGCCGACCACCGGACTCAAATCTGCATAATAGATATCACCACGTCTTACCTGCACAATGTCCACACTCCGATTTTACTATGATACTACAAGTATTTCCAGCTTTTTCGGAAGTATTCTTATATTTTCATGCAAGAATAAAGCAAAATCCATTCACAGGCATCCCAGTCTGGGCTTTTACCCTTTCTTACTATTACACATCAAAATAATCGACCTGTTCTATGACCTGCCCATTCTGAATGTATTCTCTTGGAATTCTCTTTCCGAGATCACAGACAAATTCATAGTTAAATCTTCCAGACAAATCACTTAAAGTCTCCACCGGGAGAAATTCATCACCATCTTTACCGACCAGTGTTACTTTATCACCAAATTTTACATCTGGAATATCTGTCACATCGACCATAAACTGGTCCATACAAACTCTTCCGCGGATTGGTGCTTTTTTGCCATGGATCAGTACATAACCTTTGTTAGAAAGACTTCTGGGATATCCATCTCCGTAGCCGACCGGAATGGTCGCAAGAGAAGTCTCTTTTTCTGTCACATAGGTTCCGCCATAGCTGACCGGAGTTCCTTCCGGAACTGTCTTTACATAAGAGACATGACTGATCAGTTCCATGGCCGGTCTTAACGGAACATTCTTTTTTTCTACCTCCTCGGAAGGATACAATCCATAAATGGATATTCCGGCACGTACCAGATCCATGTTCGCTTTCTTAATATCAATGATACCGGCACTATTTGAGCAGTGGTAAATCGGAAATGTGACACCTCGCTTTTTAAGTTCATCACGCATATAGTTGTATTTTCCAATCTGAACATCTGTATATGCCTTGTCTGTTTCATCTGCTTTTGCAAAATGTGTGAACATTCCTTCTAATTTAAGTCCCGGCATTTTTGAAATTTCTTCAATTGCATCTACACTGTCTTCATGAATCTGGAAACCAAGTCTTGACATTCCGGTATCCAGCTTAATATGAATATATGCATCTTTTCCCATTTTGACCGCAAGATTCGAAACTCCTTTCGCCATTTCTACTGTGTAAGTGGTCATCCGGACTTCATTTTCAATCATTGCTTCCCACTGATCCGGGAAAATGCATCCAAGCACAAGAATTGGTTTTTTTATTTCATTTTTTCTCAAGACGACAGCTTCGTCCAGTGTTGCAACCGCGTAGCCCCAGATATAGTCTACCGGTTCCAGTAACCGGGCAATCTGGACTGCACCATGTCCGTATCCATCTGTTTTGATAACTGCGATCATCTGTACTCCATCTTTGATATTTGCTTTCATCATCTGGAAATTATAAAAAATTGCATCCAGATCCACTCGTTCACATACTCTGCTGTATTGTTTCATAATCTAGTTTTCCTCCTGTATCGTCATGGCTGTTCCTGCCTTTTGTGCAAGTTCCCTTGCGAGAAGACTGTATGCGCCTTGTTCCTTCTCTATAATCTCACCAGCTCTTCCGTGAATATAAACACCGAGAAGCGCTGCTTCCCATTCAGAAAGTCCCTGTGCGAGATACGATGCGATAATGCCTGCCAGCACATCCCCGGATCCGGCTTTTGCCATAGCCGCACAGCCGGATAGATTTACCGCTACCCGCTCTCTCGGCTTTGCAATGGTTGTTCTGGAATCCTTCAGTACACAGGTAACGTCATATTCTTTAACAAATGTACGAAGTGCTGCAATACGATCTTTTTTTACTTCAGCAATCTTCAAACCGCTGATCCGTTCAAATTCTTTCATGTGCGGTGTAAAGATAAAATGTTCACAATCTGCACCACACAGATAATCCATATGTTCAGACAAAATATTGAGTCCGTCTGCATCTATGACACAAGGTTTCTTTGTATATGCAATGGTTTCTTTTAAAATCTTCCTTGCAGTCTTCTTTGTTCCAAGTCCGGAACCTATAGCTACGACATCTGCCCAGTCGATCAAGCGATGTAGTTCATTGACATCATATTTTTCATAAGTTGTAATAATCGCTTCCGGGATCTGGCTCTGTAAGATCACGAGATTCTCTTTAGCAGTATAGATCTGCACCAGCCCGGTACCTGTCCTGTAAGCTGCAAGTGCGCCAAGATATGCAGCACCTGACATACCTTTGCTTCCGGTGATCATAAGAAGCTTTCCGTAAGTTCCTTTATTGGAGTCCGCATTTCGTTTC
The sequence above is drawn from the Dorea formicigenerans genome and encodes:
- the alr gene encoding alanine racemase, which gives rise to MKQYSRVCERVDLDAIFYNFQMMKANIKDGVQMIAVIKTDGYGHGAVQIARLLEPVDYIWGYAVATLDEAVVLRKNEIKKPILVLGCIFPDQWEAMIENEVRMTTYTVEMAKGVSNLAVKMGKDAYIHIKLDTGMSRLGFQIHEDSVDAIEEISKMPGLKLEGMFTHFAKADETDKAYTDVQIGKYNYMRDELKKRGVTFPIYHCSNSAGIIDIKKANMDLVRAGISIYGLYPSEEVEKKNVPLRPAMELISHVSYVKTVPEGTPVSYGGTYVTEKETSLATIPVGYGDGYPRSLSNKGYVLIHGKKAPIRGRVCMDQFMVDVTDIPDVKFGDKVTLVGKDGDEFLPVETLSDLSGRFNYEFVCDLGKRIPREYIQNGQVIEQVDYFDV
- a CDS encoding hemolysin family protein — translated: MDEARQGTADKLIRNVFRYMDKNARDIMTHRKNIVAIDEEESLEDALHFMLETNYSRFPIYRGSIDEIIGFMHLREAMTCYLKNNYRNVPVKELHSYIRPVDFIPESKNIDRLFKEMQAKKNHIVIVMDEYGQTSGLVTLEDILEEIVGNIMDEHDVEEELIIVLSASSYIASGMLELEKLGDLLHVTFDTEEYGTLNGFMIDKLERIPNEGEECIVVYKNYRFTVLEVNDNTIQRVKIEKLPMA
- a CDS encoding YebC/PmpR family DNA-binding transcriptional regulator, whose protein sequence is MSGHSKFANIKHKKEKNDAAKGKIFTKIGKELAVAVKEGGSADPANNSRLRDVIAKAKANNMPNDTIDRNIKKAEGDANAANYEHITYEGYGPNGTAIIVEALTDNRNRTATNVKNAFTKGKGNVGTPGCVSFMFDKKGQIIVDKEEFDGDSDELMMTALDAGAEDFSEEEDSFEIFTTPEDFSAVRQALEEAGIPMAGAEVTMIPQTYVELTDEKDIANIQKTLDMLDDDDDVQDVYHNWDE
- a CDS encoding bifunctional ADP-dependent NAD(P)H-hydrate dehydratase/NAD(P)H-hydrate epimerase; the protein is MRYLPDAKQMKTADSFTINELKIPSLELMERAARACVDHIKDWKINLNKICVLCGSGNNGGDGFAIARMFAWEGCDVTAVLVGNRNHCTPETAHQIEQLKNTGAQFKEQFEQEAFESEPYTLIIDAIFGVGLCREVGGRYAQIIECVNQSDAVRMSVDIPSGICATTGNVLGTAVRADYTVTIQETKVGLVLDPGRSYAGICVSEDIGIVSLPLERDEETVCTLEGSDYAALLPKRNADSNKGTYGKLLMITGSKGMSGAAYLGALAAYRTGTGLVQIYTAKENLVILQSQIPEAIITTYEKYDVNELHRLIDWADVVAIGSGLGTKKTARKILKETIAYTKKPCVIDADGLNILSEHMDYLCGADCEHFIFTPHMKEFERISGLKIAEVKKDRIAALRTFVKEYDVTCVLKDSRTTIAKPRERVAVNLSGCAAMAKAGSGDVLAGIIASYLAQGLSEWEAALLGVYIHGRAGEIIEKEQGAYSLLARELAQKAGTAMTIQEEN
- a CDS encoding type II toxin-antitoxin system PemK/MazF family toxin, with translation MQVRRGDIYYADLSPVVGSEQGGIRPVLIIQNDVGNRHSPTVICAAITSRMNKAKLPTHVEIDARKYQIVKNSVVLLEQIRTIDKQRLKDMVCHLDKEMMYKVDEAIKVSFELHT